One genomic segment of Lampris incognitus isolate fLamInc1 chromosome 2, fLamInc1.hap2, whole genome shotgun sequence includes these proteins:
- the gnrh2 gene encoding progonadoliberin-2, which translates to MYVLRMVLLLGLLLCLGAQLSNAQHWSHGWYPGGKRELDSFANSEISEEIKLCEAGECSYLRPQRRSILRNIFLDAVAREFQKRK; encoded by the exons ATGTATGTACTTCGAATGGTGTTGCTGCTGGGGCTGCTGCTATGTCTGGGGGCACAGCTGTCCAATGCTCAGCACTGGTCCCATGGTTGGTACCCTGGAGGCAAGAGAGAGCTGGATTCATTCGCAAACTCAGAG ATTTCCGAGGAGATTAAGCTGTGTGAGGCAGGGGAATGCAGCTACCTGAGACCCCAGCGAAGGAGCATTCTGAGGAACATTTTC TTGGATGCCGTGGCTAGAGAGTTCCAGAAGAGGAAGTGA